The following DNA comes from Mugil cephalus isolate CIBA_MC_2020 chromosome 6, CIBA_Mcephalus_1.1, whole genome shotgun sequence.
GTAATAGTGTGGCTGTATATGCGTGAACTAAAGACTAATATTACTACCGTACCGGTGCTTTTCTAAAAGCGGCGCATATGTACATGTTTCTCAAACTACTATCATACCTACATAGACATCACAGGAATCCCAACCATCCCACCATCGCTTCGGACTGAAACTCTCCCCGTTTAATTTATCCATAAAGGaaccacaaaaagaaacacagaagcacGCTACCAAATGAAATCGGCTCATTCTACATCAAGCAAAGCAGCGCGATTACCAATAAGAGTCAAGGTAACAGCTTCTGAAAAAAACTGCGATGCATATTTCAGTGCATTCATAATGAGTTATTACACTCTGAAGGCAACACATTAAGCATGGCTATTCATCTGCTTTTAACAAGGAAGCAAAGTTCCATGTGCCTGGGCCCAGCTTTGCAATCGTGGACCTCCAGCTAATTTGTAGAAAACAAAGGTTGCGTTGGTGAAAGCCAGTAATAACACGGCGACAATGTTTTGCATAGCGCTTGGCCTTGCTGTACCATCACCTACTGTGGattcagagagaaaacacaaatgctGAAATGTCAAAAGATTATAAGTTGACAGAAAGTAGTCGGTGACTGACTGTTTAGGTTGTTCATCCCATATCGTCACGCAAACTCGTGGCAAAACTTTCGTTAAGTGACAGACATGCAATCATGTAATCCTAATTccgcaaaaagaaaaacacacatctacTGTATGATACAAGGACTAAGTACTTGGCATTGTTTTTGATTGCGTTCCTTTTATCAAATCCTGAAGTGGTTGTCAGGTGGAAGAATGACCCTCATCGCTGAGGCTCGATAACTTGTTCCCTATTGAGATACGTAGCCCAGTACACCAGGTTGAAGGTCCCAAACAGCACTGGGAACACTATCCTGGACATCTTGTCGATCTTGCTCACACTGTTGTAAGTCTTTTTGGGATCCGGGGCCTTGGTTTCGGACGGTTTAAGCTGAACAGCAGTGCTGTTTGAAATGGTCGAGATGGACGCGTCCTTGGTGAGGTTGGTTGTATAATTAACGCCGGCTGAACAGGTGTTGTTTGGCTTCTTAGACAAAGCTAAGTGGTCTTTTTTCTGTggagaacaaaaagacaaacaaactgtgacttACTGAAAGAAATTTGAATGAAACAGGTTCTTAATAaagcggacacacacacacaaggagaacaaTAAAAGACAGCTAGTCAAAGCTAGGGATCAGTGCAATGATGGGCTGGCATGGTACCACAACACTGGCAGACTGATCTGtgaatttaacaatttaacaagCTCTCTAACTTTACAGTCACGTATGACAGAGTTTACCCCTGATCTGAGACGATTAGAAAATAAGATGAAGGGAAGGTTGAGTCGCTTTGGAAATTCCTGTTGGGTACCAGTGTTACCCAGTCAAGTTTGACATGGACACCGAGTTACACCATACCTGCAGCACACCTCCACAGTAGATTCCTACCTTTGTTGGAGCCTGTACCCCAGAAAGTTAATGACACGTCTCACGTGACACAACATTCCCCGTTTGTCAGTGGCCTGGCCAAGTAtgagaaatgtgcagagaaCAAGACAAGACAACTAGTCTTGACAAGTGTTCGTCCTTTAAACTTATTTAACTCTCAGTACATGATAAACAGGTCAATTGTCCAATACACACTTGCCAGAGCATGATCACTTCACAGAACAACTTTCTATCACAAAAATCTGGAAGTtgggaagttggtctggctttTTTAATCTGGTTTATTCTGATTACTGTATTCAAACCTTTACCAGGCACAGCAGACACATGATTTAGTGAAGCATTGAGCAGCCAACTCCAACTCCATATCTGGATCCTCGCAGTACATACCTTGGGCTGTTGGGCCTCCATTGCTTTTTTTCCATCCCAGGCCCAGCTCCGCTTGGTGAAATAATTAACTGTGGCGAATTCAATGAGCGCAGAGAAGACGAATGCGTAGCACACCGCAATGAACCAGTCCATGGCAGTAGCGTACGCCACTTTGGGCAGCGAGTTTCGAGCACTGATGCTGAGTGTGGTCATTGTGAGCACTGTGGTCACCCCTGGtgaaggagaaaacaaattTACTCGTTATTTAAGTCATTATTAAGTCATAATAGGGATTTAAAGACAGATGTTTAAGCAGCATCATAGAAATAATATTTGAGTTATGGTGAAAGTTAACAGATCGACAGTAATTTAACAGGTATATTCCTACAGGATTAACCCTCTACTGATGCGGTGATAAATACTAAAGTTATCTGACAGCTTCATACGTTCCAAACTCACCAAAGACGGTGCGCGCTGGTACAGACTCCCGGTTGAGCCAAAAGGAAACCTGGGACAGGATCACGGTCATGAAGCAAGGCATGTAGGTCTGGATGACAAAGTAGCCAATCTTCCTCTTCAGGTAAAAGTGAGCCATCATCACAGTGTATTGACCTACATAAAACAACCAGGGGAGATGGTGTCGCTTAAAGGGCtctcattttagttttcttcCATTCTGAAGCTTACCcttcatttttaacaaaataactCTCACAGGTGTGAAACAATGCGTGTTATACTTGCTGGTGACCGCGTTAATCTAATTGGTGTGATAATTTCTTGCATtacaactgtgtttttttgttttgttttttttacaggggAATTAATTTCTTTACCCTTTACAGAATAATTCCTACGAACACAAATGTTGCTTGTGCTCGCTGTCATTAATAATCtgctttgtgttgtgctgttttccTTCAGCGAGCAGGTGTTGTGATTTCCCTTCAAGCTGTAGCCGTGATTAAGtgctccacaaaaaaaaaagaagtactCCTCCAAATATGTGAGCTAAATTATTGTAAGTTGGTGGGGAGATCATCATATCCCGTTAACCAACGGAAGATTGCatttgaaggattttttttttctcccccttcaAAAATCCTGTCGAGCCCCGCGGTCTGATAAACTATAGAAAATCCACAGATGACTGCTGCTTTCTCCTGGCAAAATCGGATTTTTCTGTCTCACTAATCCCTTGTCACAATCTGCATCCTGTATATCTCTCTCGCTCTGCCtcgtcctccctctgtctctctctctctttctctttctatgtacatgtgtgtgtgtgtgtgtgtgtgtgtgtgtgtgtgtgcaacagaCAGTCCGTCCCATTCTGTCAGGCCGAGCCACCCTTGATTGAGGATGTACATCGTTGCCTTACTTGAGCGAGAACACTAAAACAGACCTGGATCAGCGGTGATTACAAGCAGGTGCACAGATGACTGGGGCAGAGGGGGGCTGAGAGGGACGGGACGAAAGTTTGGACGGCCTGTGCGACGTAACAGCGGAAAAACCATGCCAATAATGAAAAGGGCACCTGTGTTGCCTTCCCTCCGAGGACTACCAGCCAGCAACCCTGCTCGGTGGTGGCACAGCCGGGCGAAGCCAGCTCTGATCTGACCGCCTGCTGGGCTTTGGGAGTGGATGAAAATCTCCAaggcgtgaaaaaaaaaaaaaaaaaaaaaaaaaaaatgcggttGTGGTGGATTTTACTCTTTGGCTTTTGGAGTGTCTGTGGGGAACTGCCATTCATAGCGGAGAACAACGCAGCCATGCTGGTCAACTGGTAAGTGCTGATCGAAACCATCTGTTGAGCCTCGCCGCGTTCTGATATAATCTGGGGGCAGCGGTGTGTGTAATGTGATGAAATTACGAGGTTTGCCGATCGCCAGTTCAATTCCTGTGTCTGCGTTTCCGTCCTCTCCGGCTTAACCTgcgaggtcagaggtcacgttGGCCCGGCATGAGCACTTTGCCGAGTTATTCTTGGCTTGTTAAAGAGGGTTGGTGGCTCAGATTAGCAATGCTAATTAAGGTCATGCCGACTCCGCGtgtcttcttttttaaactggTCTGAGCGGTGGATGTATGGAAAGAATACAGCGAGCCATGCATTTCCGAGCTGCGTCTCGAGTCTGGTTCTTCCGCCTGTGTGAGCGTGGCAGGACTCACTGCTGTGTTATATAAGTGCCAGAAAGTGTTAAAGGTGAATTTTCACCAGCAGCACATACCTGAAAGTAGCCCCATGTGCATTTACTGTGGGAACGCCTCCTTTGTGACAAACTCAACCGGCAGTAGAGATgtattatcatttttctttaCATAACAGAATTAAGCAGATGCCACTTGCCCCCCTCTGCCCCACGTGTCCCTCCCGTCACAGCCAATCCCCGAGTTGTGACGTCACTCGGTAAAAGCACAACTGATGGGCCTGCATACGGATTAACCCTACAGACCCTGTGGCTCAGACCACGgataagtgattttttttttttttttgcccctccctccctgctccaCCCTCTTCCGAGACAGCTGGCTATGTGTGGGAGGCGTTCTCAAATCCTTGCAAATAATTCATTGTCTCTATCCAGCTTGATTTGAAAACCTTTTCTTCTGACAACATCTTTGGATGGCACCCACTGTAATAACACAGAGCTGAATAACCAGGGGATGGTGGGGGGGAGCAAGGGCTTAACACCCGCCGCCCCTGCCTCCCTCTGCTGTATGACTGCTGGTGTCAGAGGGGGAATGAGGAAGTGACATAGGAAAACTCATGAACACCATTTTAAAGACATAAATGGTCGTGAGTGATGCTGTGATGTGAACCTCGGCTGGTGTAGATGTCCTTTGTCCCGGCGGTCTGACCGGTCAGATGGTACTGATTGAGCCGGGACCCTTCCTCTGCCACCACCACAGACTTGGCTGCTCCCTGAGTCCACGTGTAGACCACCTCTGAGACCGGATACGCgtctaaacaaaaaaagatgcgCAGGTTTAGATTTAAGCGGTCTGTTCGAAAACGCTACCTAGTGTGACTGTTAAGCATGTCTTGTAGTATAAGTGGGTTGATTGAGCTTCATAAGACTTCATGgacaaagacatttaaatgtgtaatatatgATAGAAAACTGTCAGATAAGTTGGAGGAGCTTCCCTGTAGAGTAAATACAAATACTATTAGACTtatacagactttaatgatccacaagggaaattgcttggtcacagtagcatCGTTGCACGTACAAGTAACACTctcaaaaaccacaagaaagataaaataagtttaaaattaaataaaaataaatattttgtagtaaaataaaataatttctacAAAGCTTTTGCACTTTTCCAGTCTTGCTTATGCCTGTTCTGTTACATGACATCATTCAGATGTTGGATATCATTACTAAAAAGTATGACCTGTTGTAATATGTAGCATTAATAAaggtaataattaaaaaaaaagactgtgaaaCAAAGAAATATGAGAGAAATGACAATATTTGAGTGTGTCAGACATTAGCTGTAGAGTTTCTTCTTTATCTGTTTGTCACATTGTTCATGAagaagacactgaacccccctTAACTGCTCTCATTGCTTAGGCGTCAGTAATTAAATCTAATATCATGGATCCAACATGCTAGTGCACAATGCctgaacaacatcaacaacaaaaaaagagcttACGCCccatcatcaaaataaataaataaataaaaaacgccCCATCAGCCCTCCGGCCGCTGTGCATGGTCAGTACATTACTATCATGTTCCCTGTGAGCTTTTATTGTTACCTCCTCTCAAGCGTAGAtgagttttaaaaatgacatgttACGTGAATGCGATTATGTAAGAGTTAGATTTTTAGTCGTGTTATTTTTCCAGGTGCCGGTGCTCAGCCGTATTTGATATCAGAAAAAGCCTCGGTGTTAAGCAGATAAACTCATGCAGCTCCGCTCTTCTGCCACTCTTTAGTAGCTGACGCAGAAATAACAAGTAAAGCGTAATAAACTACTACGGCGTTTGCCTACGCCTCTgtcactttaaaagtgttattgATAGGAAGACTTATTAAGTAGTATCAAATTAACTTTTGTTCCTCCGTGCGCCTGCAGCTCAGATTGCAGCTACAACAACTAACAGATACAACACTTGACCTTCCACCCACTTTGTTTCATTACACTGAATAACTCGACGTCCCTGTTAAGAGCTCGTTTTTGGATCCGATGTAATCAGTCTGAGTGTATCACAACACGCAGATGTTACTAATACTATGATGTTATGTGTGAATGTTGGCATGTTGCCATGAGAGGCCTCTTTGGGCTGATGTATTTACAACTCAGCCTTTCATTCACAGGTTCATTTCTGCAAACACGCAAGCTCCGCAAAATGCAAATGCGCTCCCTTCGCCTGCACTATAGGACAAACTCGACACTGTACAATAGATGCATTAAATCCGcgtgtgtctttctctctcaatCATACTGCAGTGCAGCGTCCAATCTAACAGTATTGCACTAATCCAGCAACTGTGGTGTTAGAAGACTGCAATTTAGGTTGACCCCAGTCAACCAGTCTGTGGATTATCGCCCCAAAGACACTCTGTATTGTCTCAAACGGGTATTTGTACAtctaaactaaaacacacacattactgTAAGCGACATTTCACTGACTGTACGTTGCCTCGTGCTTCTTACGACTTTGTCTACACTTGAGCAGATGAGGGGGCTTCTGTAGATCAAGATGCAGCTCGAATGTTGGAAGATGAAGGGCACATTATGTAATGGTTAAGCTGTGCATTGCTTTAAAagtaatatattaaaaagtaaGCCCGAGTAATCAAAGACTGTGGGTGACATATTTGGGGtaaatgtatttctgctgcAAGTACTAAAGTGTTATGTTCTTGTCCATCAAATAgatcaatatttttattcatcagagaattaaaacattgtaaGTTTcaggcacatttaaaaaaaaaatgtttcatgtttcttgacatcagaaactgaaatatgGTATACCTCCAGCAAACAGGCGAGATGCACTTTACATTCACCTGTCCAGACTCTTATAGTAACATACCGTCGCTGTATGATGAATAACACGTCtcaaaattactttttttcataCCTGCTTTTGATACATGCTTTTTGACTGACATTTCTGACATCCAATGGAGATACGTTTTAAATAGATTGCGTCTTAAAGCGTCGTTCCATTGGTCATATAGATACCGAACGAGTCAGTTGCTAGGGTAGAATGCAGAAATGTTGTATACTGTAGAAagccaaaaacatcaaaagtggAGATACGTGTTTTTTATCAGACAGCGACGATACATGAGAATACAGGGAAGACTTTGAGGTAATTTAAGTGAATGTTATCACTGCACCATTTTATCCTATTAGGCAACTGTGAAATTTTGTCTTGATTAAGTTTTTGTGTGGGTCATCGTTGAATGACCCACACGCTCATCAGCATGGAGGTGTAACAGCAAACTGTAACACTGTGACTGTGACCTCAGATATATCATTGTGCTAAACAAGACGCACAACATGCTTACAGTGAGACGAGACTCTAGGAAGTCTGCTTTCAGCGTAGTGAGCACGTAAACCCACGTAAAGCTTTTTGATTAAACTGTTTACTGggaacattttaattattgttcCGAAAGGATGCGGGCAGATAGCATTTGTTAACTCTATTTTTAGTTTGATGTACCATCTTTACTTAGAAGTAGAAATACATCAATGGGTAAGAATCCAATCCAAataggaatgaaaaaaaagtaggaaAGTTAATTAGCATTAAGAGGTTGATTACCATCCTCCCTTGTATATAGGGTGCATTAGGATGGTAACTCTAAAAGGTTGGTATGGAAAGAAGTGATGACAGGCTGCAAGCTTCAGTGTTCAAATGTCTGCCTGACCTTTAAGACACACTTGAAAATCTATCATTTCTATTATAGTTTTCTCTATGTGTACATGCTACATGGGGTCGTAGAAGGAGTTTGTCATTCAGTACGAGCACGAGGTAGCGACAAGTGAAAAATATTACAGAGGGGGTTACGGGTACAAGCTACCATCTTCTCACTACATTAGCATTAATAGCCCCATTATCTGTACTACAGTCACACGGTGCACTGGTGATCCAGGagaaaaagtacaataaaaaaagCACGTCTGAATCtccaaggagaaaaaaatatatcttattGGGGGGCAATAAAACTTGATGACATCCTTATATTTAACACACATTTCACTAGGGGTGTTTGATAATGGACAACTTAGTTTAACAGATAGGTGGAAAAAATCATACTTCCTTTTTTGCCTGCATTCAGTATTCTATAAGtactgtttagtttttttgttagAAGAATTTTGcataaattatttttagatGATCAAATTAGCTGAGATCACAGTTACAGTTCAAGAGGACAGTCAGAATAGTGAGTACCAATAATCAAcctgaagagaaaataaaggcaAACTTATCAATGAAGATgaagtgtatttttatgtgtgtatctTTTGTCATTGCTGCAGTAGCCAAGTGTAACTGAACACTTCACCACCTCTTAATCGGTCCAAATGAGTCCATTTCTTGCTAGTTTCTTTATGTAAAGAATCTCTTGCATTGTAATGAGAAGAAATGCACCATCCAATAACAATCAGAAATGTATCATCCTGTCAAAGTGGAGTTTAGGCTCCCAACTCTAGTATTAGGCTAACATGAGGCAGATATTTTAGAGGGCCCTGGTAAAGAATAATGAGGCTAATTAATGAATATATACATAAGATTTAGCATCATTTCAAGCAACTatgatgtgttgaaaaccataaagtattttatgaaatatgaaatatatttcagtgtatttatttaaatacatccAAGGCATAGCACTTGGTTAAAAATGGCGAAACAAGGGATCCCACTATAGCTCACTGAATTGGAATAGACTGAGGCTACAGACCTCACTGCAGTGGTGCAGGTTGTTCAACGAGCCGTACTGTACAGCAGAGGTTTATCTGCATAATTTTAACAGTGGGGCACCTCTGTTTTTATCTACAAGGAAACAATATGTTCGACTGATTGAGACCATTCTGTCTAACTTTCTATTTTCCTTTGAGGGCATTTTGCAGGTGTGCGAGGCgcgtttcttcttttcatttgcgAGGCACAAGCAATTAGTTGAGCTATAAATGAGAGAGCTGCatcaaaatgtgcattttaccCTGAGATGATCCAGATATAATGAGGCCAGAACAAGAAAGCCTTTCGAGGTCTGCACATAGGCTACGTTGTATTAGGATGCTTGTATTATGTATGCTTATCTTCAGCTTGCACAAAAGGTTGGTGTATTCTGACTAATTAGTAACTTCTGTAATTCTGCTTGAACATCAGACACTGTGGTccttaaaatattcaaaaccaGTTCTGAGCAGTTAACCAGCAAACAGATGTGTTTTAGTTGTAATCATTGGTGATAATAACTTCACCATCAATGCCAGCAAGTTTATAGAAAACATCTGTCCGTTTGCTAAATGTGAAGCTAATAGGCCATTAGCTCCTGTTAGCACAGCTTCTGCCATAAAATGaaactcatttgtttaaaacatcgtttatcaaatttaaataaatgatatattgTGATTGTAATAAATTTGCTTTGTAATTGGCACCTTTGTTACTTTTAGGCAGTACCAACGTctttttttgtagctttgttaatgttgatcttttttgttttattcttgacATAAGCAATGCTGTAAATGATCAAATCTAGAAAAACACAATGGAGAAGCTTAGAGATACTAAATGGTTACAAGTGTTCATattcatctatctatctatcagtgTTCCTAGCATCTGTCCCCAGAAATTTTcacccccattcacaccttgagaccgCAGCCTCTCCAGATGTGAGAAGCAAAACAGGATCAACAACTGATTCCTCCAATCAcaggtttctgtttgttttagagATAACTAGTCACCCAAATTCATGGTGGACAACAccaacacatgttcctattaaaaCCTCAACTGAATTAGACTTttgatgagtggtgaaacatcgaCTAGAAACTCTGCACATGcccttgtttcttgttttttggatgCATCGAGGCCTGAATGGcggagaaccttcacagacatattagCATAGTAATAAAGCGGAGGAGGACAACTGAAATGGCAACAGACGAAACTAAGGTGAAATGAATGGTGATGTATAGATCTCATTATGTCTGAGAACGTTGAAAAAACTACAGGCAGAGAGcaagcaaatgaaacaaatcatAACATAGACATAGATATATGGTTAGACGACACCACCACAGAACATGGCAGCAAacaacatattcatatttatcttttcatattttcagcATTCAAACCTTCCTATCCATCACACGTTTC
Coding sequences within:
- the gabra5 gene encoding gamma-aminobutyric acid receptor subunit alpha-5, translated to MCCSFAMRRLWLCVLLVSITCRLSLSQDVTGTPKEAELNDNITIFTRILDGLLDGYDNRLRPGLGEKVTEIKTNIFVTSFGPVSDTEMEYTIDVFFRQSWKDERLCFKGPMEMLPLNNLLASNIWTPDTFFLNGKKSIAHNMTTPNKLLRLKDDGTLLYTMRLTISAECPMQLEDFPMDAHACPLKFGSYAYPVSEVVYTWTQGAAKSVVVAEEGSRLNQYHLTGQTAGTKDIYTSRGQYTVMMAHFYLKRKIGYFVIQTYMPCFMTVILSQVSFWLNRESVPARTVFGVTTVLTMTTLSISARNSLPKVAYATAMDWFIAVCYAFVFSALIEFATVNYFTKRSWAWDGKKAMEAQQPKKKDHLALSKKPNNTCSAGVNYTTNLTKDASISTISNSTAVQLKPSETKAPDPKKTYNSVSKIDKMSRIVFPVLFGTFNLVYWATYLNREQVIEPQR